One Methylobacterium sp. AMS5 genomic region harbors:
- a CDS encoding amino acid transporter: MALADRPLALGDPEIPDPAADRLSLSVPVAEVEPDDGSDGAVATSGTAHRHNAGAPPEDDWSPWHPGELARRLDAVARPWCVVGGWALDLWHGHQTRDHEDLEFTVLRDDVGVFRQALSDMTLYTVADGRFEILPEGAEPPPHILQIWCFDARAARWRVDLMIEPGEPDAWVCRRCPAIRHPRAGMVASTPEGIPYLRPAAVLLFKAKHRRDKDEADFERALPHLTPAERRWLREGLDRLHPGHAWAQAL; the protein is encoded by the coding sequence ATGGCCCTTGCCGACAGACCGCTCGCCCTCGGCGATCCCGAAATCCCGGACCCCGCCGCCGACCGGCTCAGCCTGTCGGTGCCCGTGGCCGAGGTCGAACCCGACGACGGCAGCGATGGAGCGGTCGCCACAAGCGGAACCGCCCATCGACACAACGCCGGCGCACCGCCGGAGGACGACTGGTCGCCCTGGCATCCGGGCGAACTGGCGCGGCGGCTGGACGCGGTGGCGCGGCCCTGGTGCGTCGTCGGCGGCTGGGCCCTCGACCTGTGGCACGGGCACCAGACCCGCGACCACGAGGATCTCGAATTCACGGTGCTGCGCGACGATGTCGGGGTCTTCCGCCAAGCCCTATCGGACATGACGCTCTACACGGTGGCCGACGGTCGCTTCGAGATCCTGCCGGAAGGCGCAGAGCCGCCGCCTCATATTCTCCAGATCTGGTGCTTCGATGCCCGCGCCGCCCGCTGGCGGGTCGATCTGATGATCGAGCCGGGCGAGCCGGACGCCTGGGTCTGCCGGCGCTGCCCGGCCATCCGGCATCCCCGCGCGGGGATGGTGGCATCGACGCCCGAGGGCATCCCCTATCTCAGGCCGGCCGCCGTCCTGCTGTTCAAGGCCAAGCATCGGCGCGACAAGGACGAGGCCGATTTCGAGCGGGCCCTGCCGCATCTGACCCCCGCAGAACGGCGCTGGCTGCGGGAGGGTCTCGACCGCTTGCATCCCGGACATGCCTGGGCGCAGGCATTGTAG
- a CDS encoding TonB C-terminal domain-containing protein, giving the protein MAVTIMLLAWMMTSPDASAKSICRTWDGPEISEYKEKLYPIAVRLARSRIYAPHIDLVTVIAITIDKNGRLIASETARRSRSPWFDQEILLAFPVGLRLPPLPACGPESIKAFIPIRVR; this is encoded by the coding sequence ATGGCAGTCACCATCATGCTTTTGGCATGGATGATGACCTCACCCGATGCGTCCGCCAAGTCTATCTGCCGCACATGGGACGGCCCTGAAATATCCGAATACAAAGAAAAACTCTATCCAATTGCTGTCAGGCTCGCTCGGTCGAGGATCTACGCCCCTCACATAGACCTCGTGACCGTCATCGCCATAACGATCGACAAGAATGGCCGACTGATCGCCTCCGAAACAGCGCGGCGATCAAGATCGCCCTGGTTCGACCAGGAAATCCTCCTTGCCTTTCCGGTGGGACTGCGCCTTCCCCCCTTGCCAGCCTGCGGACCGGAGTCGATCAAGGCCTTTATTCCAATACGCGTTCGTTGA
- the modC gene encoding molybdenum ABC transporter ATP-binding protein, with translation MTIAIDVSLRRDGFALDVAFTAGAGLTALFGRSGSGKTTVIDLIAGLAQPQRGRIAIDGTVLLDTARGIRVPVHRRRIGCVFQEARLMPHLSVRQNLRFGRLFSRGAGGPSLDAVADLLGIGPLLERRPAGLSGGERQRVAIGRALLARPRLLLMDEPLSALDEARKREILPYIERLRDEAGLPIVYVSHSVAEVARLASTVVVLEAGRVAASGPVDAVLRRPDLIPDGAEAGSVLAMRVERHDPEAGLTRLTGPAGPLDLPLIDAPQGRRLNLRVPARDVLLALARPETLSARNVLPGRVAALREEGTACLVEVTCGGATLAARLTRASARDLGLTVGRPVFAIVKSVALDAGGAPGGGRIEI, from the coding sequence ATGACCATCGCCATCGACGTTTCGCTCCGCCGCGACGGCTTCGCGCTCGATGTCGCCTTCACCGCGGGCGCCGGCCTCACCGCCCTGTTCGGGCGCTCGGGCTCGGGCAAGACCACGGTGATCGACCTGATCGCCGGGCTGGCCCAGCCGCAGCGCGGGCGCATCGCCATCGACGGGACGGTGCTGCTCGACACCGCGCGCGGCATCCGCGTGCCGGTGCATCGGCGGCGGATCGGCTGCGTGTTCCAGGAGGCGCGGCTGATGCCGCATCTCAGCGTGCGGCAGAACCTGCGCTTCGGCCGCCTGTTCTCCCGCGGGGCAGGGGGCCCGAGCCTCGACGCGGTGGCGGACCTGCTCGGCATCGGCCCGCTGCTGGAGCGGCGCCCGGCCGGCCTGTCGGGGGGCGAGCGGCAGCGGGTGGCGATCGGCCGGGCGCTGCTGGCCCGCCCGCGGCTGCTCCTGATGGACGAGCCGCTCTCGGCCCTCGACGAGGCCCGCAAGCGCGAGATCCTGCCCTATATCGAGCGCCTGCGCGACGAGGCGGGCCTGCCCATCGTCTATGTCAGCCATTCCGTGGCGGAGGTGGCGCGCCTCGCCTCGACCGTGGTGGTGCTGGAGGCCGGGCGCGTGGCGGCGAGCGGCCCGGTCGATGCCGTGCTGCGCCGGCCCGACCTGATCCCCGACGGCGCGGAGGCCGGCAGCGTGCTCGCCATGCGGGTCGAGCGCCACGATCCGGAGGCCGGCCTGACACGCCTGACCGGCCCGGCCGGCCCCCTCGACCTGCCGCTGATCGACGCGCCGCAAGGCCGCCGCCTCAACCTGCGGGTGCCCGCCCGCGACGTGCTGCTGGCGCTCGCCCGGCCCGAGACCCTGAGCGCCCGCAACGTCCTGCCGGGCCGTGTCGCCGCCCTTCGGGAGGAGGGGACGGCCTGCCTCGTCGAGGTGACCTGCGGCGGGGCGACGCTCGCCGCCCGCCTCACCCGCGCCTCCGCCCGCGATCTGGGGCTCACGGTCGGGCGCCCGGTCTTCGCCATCGTGAAGAGCGTGGCGCTCGATGCGGGCGGGGCGCCGGGGGGCGGGCGGATCGAGATTTGA
- a CDS encoding BrnA antitoxin family protein: MAIDRTRRPSDPRQAAEAAFRAVTTRKAPEETAPAAPRAPLIPGTRETVSLRIDRAVLEHYQKDGPGWQDRINAALKAAAGL, translated from the coding sequence ATGGCCATCGACCGTACACGCCGCCCGAGCGACCCGCGCCAGGCCGCCGAAGCCGCCTTCCGCGCGGTGACGACGCGCAAAGCCCCCGAGGAGACCGCGCCGGCAGCGCCGAGGGCGCCGCTCATTCCCGGCACGCGCGAGACGGTGTCCCTGCGCATCGACCGGGCCGTGCTGGAGCACTACCAGAAGGATGGCCCGGGCTGGCAGGACCGCATCAACGCCGCCCTCAAGGCCGCCGCAGGTCTTTGA
- the rsmA gene encoding 16S rRNA (adenine(1518)-N(6)/adenine(1519)-N(6))-dimethyltransferase RsmA — translation MSTEALSTDGLPPLREVVRRHGLEPKKALGQNFLFDLNLTGRIARSAGALEGVTVVEVGPGPGGLTRALLAAGAKRVVAIERDPRALPALAEIAAHYPGRLDVIDADAVGFDPRPLVGDGPVRIVANLPYNVATVLLTGWLGADTRDDVWPPWWDSATLMFQREVAERIVADESDRANYGRLGVLCGWRTQATILFDVAPSAFVPPPKVTSSVVHLRPRPEPLRCRIADLERITRAAFGQRRKMLRQSLKAATPDPLRLLAAAGLPETARAEEIPVAGFVALARALEAGEACESAR, via the coding sequence ATGAGCACCGAAGCGTTGAGCACCGACGGCCTGCCGCCCCTGCGCGAGGTCGTGCGGCGGCACGGGCTGGAGCCGAAGAAGGCCCTCGGCCAGAATTTTTTGTTCGACCTCAACCTGACGGGCCGCATCGCCCGCTCGGCAGGCGCGCTCGAGGGCGTGACGGTGGTGGAGGTCGGCCCCGGCCCCGGCGGGCTGACGCGGGCGCTGCTGGCGGCGGGCGCCAAGCGCGTGGTGGCGATCGAGCGCGACCCCCGCGCGCTGCCGGCTTTGGCCGAGATCGCCGCGCATTACCCCGGCCGGCTCGACGTGATCGATGCCGACGCCGTCGGCTTCGACCCGCGCCCGCTGGTCGGCGACGGGCCGGTGCGGATCGTGGCCAACCTCCCCTACAACGTCGCCACCGTGCTGCTCACCGGCTGGCTCGGCGCCGACACGCGGGATGACGTCTGGCCGCCTTGGTGGGACTCGGCGACGCTGATGTTCCAGCGCGAGGTCGCCGAGCGCATCGTCGCCGACGAGTCGGACCGGGCCAATTACGGCCGGCTCGGCGTGCTCTGCGGCTGGCGCACACAGGCGACCATCCTGTTCGACGTGGCCCCCTCCGCCTTCGTGCCGCCGCCAAAAGTCACCTCCAGCGTCGTCCACCTGCGCCCGCGCCCCGAGCCGCTGCGCTGCCGGATCGCCGACCTGGAGCGGATCACCCGCGCCGCCTTCGGCCAGCGCCGCAAGATGCTGCGCCAGAGCCTGAAGGCCGCCACCCCCGACCCCCTCCGCCTGCTCGCCGCCGCCGGGCTGCCGGAGACGGCGCGGGCGGAGGAGATCCCGGTCGCGGGGTTCGTGGCGCTGGCGCGGGCGCTGGAGGCGGGGGAAGCGTGTGAAAGCGCCCGGTAA
- a CDS encoding GNAT family N-acetyltransferase: MLPFAPPVGLKTDRLGLRALRLEDAEPLFATYTSDADVARYLPWRRHHTLAETEAMIRYGEDLAASGSAYLLAIVLRAHDNPIGLLNLSDGDHGVSLGFGLARRHWGNGYSSEIITSVTGWLLDQTAIWRVWGYCDEANEASALVMTQAGMQFEGAVRRFATHPNISSEPRACKLFAAVRS; this comes from the coding sequence ATGCTGCCGTTCGCACCTCCCGTCGGACTTAAAACTGATCGCCTTGGGTTGCGTGCCCTCAGGCTTGAAGATGCAGAGCCGCTCTTCGCGACCTACACGAGCGATGCCGACGTGGCTCGCTATCTGCCCTGGCGGCGACATCACACGCTGGCCGAGACGGAGGCGATGATCCGATACGGCGAGGATCTTGCAGCGAGCGGGTCCGCCTATCTTCTTGCCATCGTCCTACGGGCACACGATAACCCCATAGGCTTGCTCAACCTGTCTGATGGAGACCATGGTGTATCGCTCGGCTTCGGGCTCGCTCGAAGGCATTGGGGCAATGGCTACAGCAGCGAAATTATAACCAGCGTGACAGGTTGGTTGCTCGATCAAACCGCAATCTGGCGCGTCTGGGGCTACTGCGACGAGGCGAACGAGGCATCGGCCCTGGTTATGACCCAGGCCGGGATGCAGTTCGAGGGAGCCGTTCGCCGCTTCGCCACGCACCCCAACATCTCGTCAGAGCCAAGGGCCTGCAAGTTGTTTGCTGCAGTGCGCAGCTAA
- a CDS encoding glutathione S-transferase, with translation MITVHHLENSRSQRVLWLLEELGLDYTVKRYERDPATMLAPRELRAVHPLGKSPVIAADGQVVAETGAIVEFLTARAGGALVPPPDTPERARYTYFLHYAEGSAMPPLLLKLVFSRLAPGSPALLRPLVRAIAGKVTGGFVDPELRRHAAYWESELAERAYFCGEAFTAADIMMSFPLEAFAARGTGAGPRLTDWLARIHARPAYRRALERGGPYAYA, from the coding sequence ATGATCACCGTCCACCATCTGGAGAACAGCCGCTCGCAGCGGGTGCTGTGGCTGCTCGAAGAGCTGGGGCTCGACTACACCGTGAAGCGCTATGAGCGCGACCCCGCGACGATGCTGGCGCCGCGCGAACTTCGCGCCGTGCATCCCCTCGGCAAGTCGCCGGTGATCGCGGCCGACGGGCAGGTCGTGGCCGAGACCGGCGCCATCGTCGAATTCCTCACGGCCCGCGCGGGCGGCGCCCTGGTGCCGCCGCCGGACACGCCGGAGCGGGCGCGCTACACCTATTTCCTGCACTACGCGGAAGGGTCGGCGATGCCGCCGCTGCTCCTCAAGCTCGTGTTCTCACGGCTCGCGCCGGGCAGCCCCGCCCTGCTGCGCCCGCTGGTGCGGGCGATCGCGGGGAAGGTCACCGGCGGGTTCGTCGATCCGGAGCTGCGCCGCCATGCCGCCTACTGGGAGTCGGAGTTGGCCGAGCGCGCGTATTTCTGCGGCGAGGCCTTCACCGCCGCCGACATCATGATGAGTTTTCCCCTCGAAGCCTTTGCCGCCCGCGGGACCGGGGCGGGCCCGAGGCTGACGGACTGGCTGGCCCGCATCCACGCGCGGCCGGCCTACCGGCGGGCGCTGGAGCGGGGCGGGCCTTACGCCTACGCGTGA
- the modB gene encoding molybdate ABC transporter permease subunit gives MGAVSGLADWPSAWLGLSPDETTALLLSLRVALVATLASLPLGLLLAWLLARRRFPGHALLDGLVHLPLILPPVVTGYLLLLAFGRRGVFGAWLAEIGIVFSFRWTGAALAGAVMGLPLMVRAMRLSIEAVDRRLEQAAATLGAAPPLVFLSVTLPLSLPGILAGAVLAFAKAMGEFGATITFVSNIPGETQTLPSAIYTLTQVPGGEAGALRLTLVSVAVSMLALVASEGLARRMSRRIGTGR, from the coding sequence ATGGGCGCCGTGAGCGGGCTGGCGGATTGGCCCTCGGCGTGGCTCGGCCTCAGCCCCGACGAGACGACGGCGCTCCTTCTCTCCCTGCGCGTCGCCCTTGTCGCGACGCTGGCGAGCCTACCGCTGGGCCTGCTGCTGGCGTGGCTGCTGGCGCGGCGGCGCTTCCCCGGCCATGCCCTGCTCGACGGGCTCGTCCACCTGCCGCTGATCCTGCCGCCGGTGGTGACGGGCTACCTGCTGCTGCTCGCCTTCGGCCGGCGCGGCGTATTCGGCGCGTGGCTCGCCGAGATCGGCATCGTGTTCTCGTTCCGCTGGACCGGCGCGGCGCTCGCCGGCGCGGTGATGGGCCTGCCGCTGATGGTGCGGGCGATGCGCCTGTCGATCGAAGCGGTGGACCGCCGGTTGGAACAGGCGGCGGCGACGCTCGGCGCCGCGCCGCCGCTGGTGTTCCTGAGCGTGACCCTGCCGCTCAGCCTGCCCGGCATCCTCGCGGGCGCAGTGCTCGCCTTCGCCAAGGCGATGGGCGAGTTCGGCGCGACCATCACCTTCGTCTCGAACATCCCCGGCGAGACCCAGACCCTGCCCTCGGCGATCTACACGCTGACCCAGGTGCCGGGCGGGGAGGCGGGGGCTTTGCGCCTCACGCTGGTCTCGGTCGCGGTCTCGATGCTGGCGCTGGTCGCCTCCGAGGGGCTGGCGCGGCGGATGAGCCGGCGGATCGGGACGGGGCGGTAG
- the pdxA gene encoding 4-hydroxythreonine-4-phosphate dehydrogenase PdxA, with translation MASDDRPLALTLGDPSGIGPEIALAAWRLRGEREVPPFQLIGDPDFLEATAYRLGLSVPVAEVESDDACEVFPRALPVLPLPSGAKVIATPGAPDSANAGAIVESITAAVDLVRSGAASAVVTNPIAKFVLTRVGFAHPGHTEFLAALAAKEGREPPLPVMMIWSDALAVVPVTIHVALRRVPDLLTQDLVERTARIVHADLRARFGLERPRLVLSGLNPHAGESGTIGTEDRDVLAPAVAALRSEGIDIRGPLPADTLFHERARATYDVALTPTHDQALIPVKTLAFDEGVNVTLGLPFVRTSPDHGTAFDIAGKGIAKPDSLIAALRLAHRLAHRPADTVLLFPVRA, from the coding sequence ATGGCCTCCGACGACAGACCGCTCGCCCTGACCCTCGGCGATCCCTCCGGGATCGGGCCGGAGATCGCGCTCGCCGCGTGGCGGCTGCGGGGCGAGCGGGAGGTGCCGCCGTTCCAGCTCATCGGCGATCCGGATTTTCTGGAGGCCACCGCCTACCGGCTCGGCCTGTCGGTGCCGGTGGCCGAGGTCGAGTCCGACGATGCCTGCGAGGTGTTTCCCCGCGCCCTGCCGGTGCTACCGCTGCCGAGCGGGGCCAAGGTGATCGCCACCCCCGGCGCGCCGGATTCGGCCAATGCCGGCGCGATCGTCGAGTCGATCACCGCCGCCGTCGATCTGGTGCGCTCCGGCGCGGCCTCGGCCGTGGTGACCAACCCCATCGCCAAGTTCGTGCTGACGCGGGTCGGCTTCGCCCATCCCGGCCATACCGAGTTTTTGGCCGCACTCGCCGCCAAGGAGGGGCGCGAGCCGCCGCTGCCGGTGATGATGATCTGGAGCGACGCCCTCGCCGTGGTGCCGGTGACGATCCACGTCGCCCTGCGCCGCGTGCCGGACTTGCTGACGCAAGATCTGGTCGAGCGCACCGCGCGCATCGTCCACGCCGACCTGCGCGCCCGCTTCGGCCTCGAACGGCCCCGCCTCGTCCTGTCGGGCCTCAACCCGCATGCGGGTGAATCCGGCACCATCGGCACCGAGGACCGCGACGTGCTGGCCCCCGCCGTCGCGGCTTTACGCAGCGAGGGCATCGACATCCGCGGGCCGCTGCCGGCCGACACCCTGTTCCACGAACGCGCGCGGGCGACCTACGACGTGGCCCTCACCCCCACCCACGATCAGGCGCTGATCCCGGTCAAGACGCTGGCCTTCGACGAGGGCGTGAACGTGACGCTGGGGCTGCCCTTCGTGCGCACCTCGCCCGACCACGGCACCGCCTTCGACATCGCCGGCAAAGGGATCGCCAAGCCGGACAGCCTGATCGCCGCCCTGCGGCTGGCGCATCGCCTCGCGCACCGCCCGGCGGACACCGTCCTGCTCTTCCCCGTCCGCGCCTGA